The genomic window ATAACCTCTTGCTGAATGTGGAATAACCTCTTCGTAATGACCAAAACCAGCTTCAATAGTTCTATTTGCATTTACTGGCTTTAGTTGATGCTCTTGAATGAACTTCTGAAAACTCATTCCGCTTAATTTATTTATAATCTTTCCTAAGATTGTATAATTAGTCTGATTGTATTCAAAATCAGTGTTAGGCTCAAAAACTATAGGTAATTGTTGGACTTCTTCCCAAGTAGCTAGAATTTCAGCATAATCATTCATCATATTCGGTAGGCCAGAAGTGTGAGTTAAACATTGCTTAATGGTTATATTTTTCCAAGATTCAGGAAGATTGTCTAAATAGTCTTGAATTGTGTCTTCAATATCTAATTTACCTTGTTCTTGCAATTGCATTATCGCAACACCTGTAAAGGCCTTAGTCATGGAGTTTATAGCAAAAGTGGTAGAATCATCAACTTTTATATCATCTTCAATGTTGGCAATACCATAGCTTTTAGACAGAATTATTTGTTCTTTTTTTACAATAGCAAGCTGAAGACCAGGAATGTTTCTTTCAGTCATTTTTGTTTTAATGAAGTCATCTATTTTAGTCGTTTGACAATATGCTGTTATTGATACTAAAAAAGTAAGTAGTAATAAGAAGTTTTTCATTGTTAATTGGTTTGGCTTTACTTTTCAACGATTGAAGTTCTTTTTTGTTACCGCGTATATTGGTAAATAATAGTAATTAATTCTTCTATTACTTAAAAGTTGTTGATTAACCTTCGTAGTATTAAAAAGTATTTTTTAAATTCATCCTATGAAAATCCCTGACGCTAATACAACTTTTCCGCTAGAGCATTACAATAAGCTTTGCTATTTAAAGAATATTATTAAAAATCCTAATATTATTGTTGGTGACTACACGTATTATGATGATTTTGAAGATGTTCAGAATTTTGAAAACAACGTAAAATACCACTTCGATTTTATTGGAGACAAGCTAATTATTGGAAAGTTCTGTATGATAGCTTCAGGTGTCACTTTTATTATGAATGGCGGAAATCATCTCACAGA from Winogradskyella sp. MH6 includes these protein-coding regions:
- a CDS encoding serine hydrolase domain-containing protein produces the protein MKNFLLLLTFLVSITAYCQTTKIDDFIKTKMTERNIPGLQLAIVKKEQIILSKSYGIANIEDDIKVDDSTTFAINSMTKAFTGVAIMQLQEQGKLDIEDTIQDYLDNLPESWKNITIKQCLTHTSGLPNMMNDYAEILATWEEVQQLPIVFEPNTDFEYNQTNYTILGKIINKLSGMSFQKFIQEHQLKPVNANRTIEAGFGHYEEVIPHSARGYSNFKTGNLTHAYEYFPEDMRTAAGMSSTALDLANWHIALQNGELISKQSLKQLWTPAILNNGKTKAFGGNLNGYAIGTPIMLMDSGEKIVATIGGGRVAALTFPDKETTIIVLTNLQGAFPERHIEELLEFID